The following coding sequences lie in one Euhalothece natronophila Z-M001 genomic window:
- a CDS encoding Crp/Fnr family transcriptional regulator, translating into MQSSSSLDNTRPLLLWQRIIDWAQDHYRERTFLKDQRIPARPGLLYLVQRGVIRLAGVSKETTSKQKLISEEGETFLGFIGSGQPFEIVAQSPYALQAYAHIDDTSVIWLYWQDLDNWPHFRWEILEAFRAQHQRKLIWLSTLGQRQTIDRLLGFITLLVEEHGEPIEQGYYLPFPLTHAQIGSAIGSTRVTVTRLMGKLKQKGMILTVGDNLICLPHSPEPITGSE; encoded by the coding sequence ATGCAATCTTCTTCCTCTCTTGATAACACTCGTCCTCTACTTTTATGGCAAAGAATTATTGACTGGGCGCAAGATCATTATCGCGAAAGAACATTTCTGAAAGATCAGCGCATTCCAGCTCGCCCAGGTTTACTATATTTAGTACAACGGGGAGTGATTCGTTTAGCAGGGGTTTCCAAAGAAACTACCAGCAAACAAAAATTAATTTCTGAAGAAGGAGAAACCTTTTTAGGGTTTATTGGTTCTGGTCAGCCCTTTGAAATTGTTGCTCAATCTCCTTATGCGCTACAAGCCTATGCTCATATAGATGATACTTCTGTAATCTGGCTATATTGGCAAGATCTTGATAACTGGCCCCATTTTCGTTGGGAAATTTTAGAAGCCTTTCGCGCTCAACATCAACGAAAATTAATTTGGTTAAGCACTCTCGGACAACGACAAACCATTGATCGCTTATTGGGGTTCATCACCCTACTAGTAGAGGAACATGGCGAACCCATTGAACAGGGGTATTATTTACCTTTTCCTTTAACTCATGCCCAAATCGGCAGTGCCATTGGCTCAACCAGAGTAACTGTGACTCGTCTTATGGGGAAACTGAAACAAAAAGGCATGATCCTAACAGTGGGAGATAATTTGATCTGTTTACCTCATTCTCCTGAACCAATTACGGGAAGTGAGTAA
- a CDS encoding metallophosphoesterase family protein, with the protein MSFNFRFGIASDLHIALEQTIFHHSKRFHLAEVSIPAFKEVIAHLKTLDLDFLLLPGDLTQDGEPENHQWLSDYLQTLPFPVYVIPGNHDIPTLSGENPGKNPAIPSHIFPEYYPHCGYNNTDQHYYTCELQPGVQLVALNSNIFDNDGKQLGRLDDKQLLWLETLLPKLENKLVLVMIHHNVIEHFPGQATYPLSRRYMLDNADSLKTLLHRYGINLMFTGHLHVQDIAKEGDLYEVTTGSLVSYPHPYRVIEIEGKSCNNWEVNIESHWVKTLPGWDDLLHFSREWMANRADPFIGRLLTNPPLNLSEQEASQLMPELKYLWADIAQGDAVFSFPNLPPKVREFFEQFSEEDKLKRDQISDNQTRFSLKN; encoded by the coding sequence ATGAGTTTTAATTTTCGCTTTGGAATTGCTAGTGATCTTCATATTGCACTGGAACAAACCATCTTCCATCACTCGAAACGGTTTCATTTAGCTGAAGTTAGTATTCCTGCTTTTAAGGAAGTCATCGCTCACTTAAAAACCCTTGATCTTGACTTTTTATTGCTTCCTGGAGACTTAACCCAGGATGGCGAACCTGAAAATCATCAATGGTTATCAGACTATTTGCAAACCCTTCCTTTCCCTGTTTACGTTATTCCGGGTAACCATGATATTCCCACCCTATCTGGAGAAAATCCAGGGAAAAATCCTGCAATTCCATCTCATATTTTTCCCGAATATTATCCTCATTGTGGTTATAACAATACAGACCAACATTACTATACCTGTGAACTTCAGCCAGGAGTACAGCTAGTAGCCCTCAACTCTAATATTTTTGACAATGATGGAAAACAGCTTGGCCGCTTAGATGACAAACAACTATTATGGCTGGAAACATTATTACCAAAATTAGAAAATAAACTGGTTTTGGTGATGATTCATCATAACGTAATTGAGCATTTCCCAGGGCAAGCAACTTATCCGCTTTCCCGTCGCTATATGTTAGATAACGCAGATTCATTAAAAACCTTACTGCATCGTTATGGGATAAATTTAATGTTTACGGGGCATCTTCATGTGCAAGATATTGCTAAAGAAGGGGATTTATATGAAGTGACAACAGGCTCTTTAGTCAGTTATCCTCATCCTTATCGAGTCATTGAAATTGAAGGAAAATCCTGCAATAATTGGGAAGTGAATATTGAATCTCATTGGGTAAAAACTTTACCAGGTTGGGATGATTTGTTGCATTTTTCACGAGAATGGATGGCAAATCGCGCTGATCCTTTTATTGGTAGATTATTAACTAATCCGCCACTTAATTTATCGGAACAAGAAGCCAGCCAATTAATGCCTGAGTTAAAATATTTATGGGCAGATATCGCTCAGGGTGATGCTGTTTTCTCTTTTCCTAATTTACCACCAAAAGTTAGAGAGTTTTTTGAACAATTTAGCGAAGAAGATAAGCTCAAGCGAGATCAGATTAGTGATAATCAGACAAGGTTCAGCTTAAAAAACTGA
- a CDS encoding chorismate lyase — protein sequence MNWQPTPTVETNWYALKPLWEGGEEVVKTGLPHRQLPPAWQILLLGDGSPTRHLRLLTQEPIEVDVIDMSSIGNQRDRAPEDITAVPTPRLRRQVWLRTASGQRLAYAVSWWDAQEVDEYLQNRSLPIWDNLSQLHTELYRDIQGIYYGHSYELETAFQEKGPFWGRHYLFWHSGQPLTLIYEVFSPYLKRYLGENRQLLEDSDNSRIS from the coding sequence TTGAACTGGCAACCCACTCCAACTGTAGAAACAAATTGGTACGCTTTAAAACCACTCTGGGAAGGGGGAGAAGAAGTGGTGAAAACTGGACTTCCCCATCGCCAACTACCTCCAGCATGGCAAATTTTATTGTTAGGAGATGGCTCTCCCACCCGTCATCTCAGACTATTAACCCAAGAACCCATTGAGGTAGATGTTATTGATATGTCGTCAATTGGCAATCAACGCGATCGCGCTCCAGAAGACATTACCGCAGTTCCTACTCCTCGACTACGCCGTCAAGTGTGGTTACGCACTGCATCGGGGCAACGATTAGCCTATGCGGTGTCATGGTGGGATGCCCAAGAAGTAGATGAGTATCTGCAAAATCGATCATTGCCGATTTGGGATAACTTATCGCAATTACATACTGAACTTTATCGCGATATTCAAGGCATTTATTACGGGCACTCCTATGAACTAGAAACGGCTTTTCAAGAAAAGGGGCCCTTCTGGGGAAGACATTACTTATTTTGGCATAGTGGTCAGCCCTTAACTTTGATCTACGAAGTTTTCTCCCCTTATCTCAAGCGCTATCTAGGAGAGAATCGGCAACTTCTTGAAGACTCAGACAATTCGCGGATCTCTTAA